A region of the Phaseolus vulgaris cultivar G19833 chromosome 11, P. vulgaris v2.0, whole genome shotgun sequence genome:
AATTCCCAGTGAAGGCTCTTCAATGAATTTGAACTGAGCATCCCAATCTTGTTCCATACCATCGTCAGTTTCCACATCTTCAAGGGGCAAATCGAAAAGCTCCATGTCCGTGACATCATCAAGAATATCGTCCGACAAACCATTAAAAGTCTTGTCAAAAAACAACCAGTCCTTCATGCTCGCAACACCTCCAAAAGAAACATTAAAAAACCAACCACCCATGATTATtggttaaaaaaatagaaaattaagtATAAGGAAGACTCATTGTCATAAATTCATGATGGGATTACTGTTGTTCTTATTTTTTGACGAACATAATGagattattgttattattatcattatattatttcgtgaacaaaggaaaatgaaaagaaaaaacaaaacaaaaatgcaGCTACAGTGATTAAACCCAAGAAATGTGAAGGAAGTATTATGATAAGCAGCTAAGGAACGGTGACGTAGGTTTGGTTGTAAAGAATGAGACGCTAAAACATTGTAGGACTTTAAGattattgtgaaaaaaaagATGGAAATGAATCCAGATAGTGAAATGGTGCAGAGAGAGTGGGGGAAAAggtgaaagaaaaaagaaaagggcAATTGAGAATGGAAGTGAAGAGAAGAGACTCACAGTGACAGAGAGATGACAGGTGAATGAAATTGGCGCAACTCAACTGAAACTGAACACAACAGATTGAGTAGATTCCTTGGAATCTCTGTGTCTGttgccttttcttttttcttttttttttacggCGGTGGCGCTACCATGAGGAAGCCCTTATCTCCACTTCTTTCTCTCCCCTTTTTTCAATTCCCATCTCACATATATATCTCTCCTCTCTATTTTATCCTACTTaactacattttttttctttcgaaATAATCACCTTTACCttcaaatttatattggttaaattagtgttttattttgtgtaataaaattaatatttattctaTATAAGAACATATAAAGATATATCATATTCATGTCTTTAAATTTtgagataaataaaatagttatttttgtATATTACATAATACTCAAATTATTacatttactttattttaaaatgtgtgcaaaacaataataaaatacacCTACTTTTAATTAGATGATACAAATCCAAAAATGAAAACATAtgttcaaatatatttttcatacgtgatgaaaagaaaaagaaagatttcatgacaaaaacttgttttaaaagataaaagaaatagaTGTTCTGCAGAagttaactattttatttataaacttaGGCAGATGTATTTATTTATGCAGATTCAAATCACCTCCCCTTCCCACCGTCCTTGGATAAAGGTAAATCATACAGCTGAACAAAAAAAATCACGACCCACCGAAAATTATGACATTCacatttcttctctttttttacttcttcaaaattcattattGCTTGCATTGGTAGTGGAGGAGGGACCACGCAGAGCGGTTGACATTGCCATGTTCAATAAATTCGACCCCATAAATGCTTGCAAATTCCGAAAAGATGTTGAGATGTGctgtaaaattttgaaaatatacttataaaattatttcaagaaATTATTGAGCCAATTGCTACGTACGACCATAATTAATTTAGTGCATTGAAATGAGAAAACAATTTTTCGTATCTTTGgaaatcaactgaaatcaaaATAAGAATACCAAATATACTAACAcaatattcaataaaaattcAAACCCATCGTTAGTCCATTACTCTTCATTTTAGTAGCGTTGTAAAAGTACTGCCGCCAAATAAAAAGGAAGAATtgcaacaaaatttgaaaaataaaaaggaaaaggcTTTAAGAACCAAGATACTTATAACGGACAAAACATGGAGCAAAATCCAGTTTAAGCTGTACTAACGTGTATGAGAATATGGATCAAATTTTGTCTAAAATATATGTCTCGAAGATCTTTTAGACTCTGATCccacaaattattatttaattactttcACTTCTTAACTTTCCACGTTCTTCTTCTAGCGTTTACAATTAGTAAGAATATGAAGAGGAAGACAAAAGTAATTGCTAGTGTAACGAGCCTCCATATTCCATATGCAGTGCTCACGTTATCCCAACTATCCTGCAATTCACCATagtaaaataaatcaaattcaaGAAACGATTTCGGTGCAAGTCAAGCAAAGTCTTCCGGCAGTTGCCCTTCCACGTGCAGATAGATCTAAGATTATCAAATGTGGCCGTGAAGCCAACTTTACGGAGTAATATCTTACTCATTATAtgcattttatataaataaacttCATTACATGGATATACATACAAATACTTCACATATATGCTTCATAAAGAAATATATCAGGTTTTAAAATTCGTAGATGGTTttcattaaaattcaaatctaatACACAGATGAACCATTTACAACAATTTGTTGCAAAGTTACTATTGGGAGAAtgctatttttttcttatttccaTTTGTGAAAAATTAAGACTTTTCTCCAACCATTAACTCCCGTGGATATGATCATCTTAAGAGAGAAAATGTATAAAACCAGCATCATACCTCATTAATCAGCAACGAGGTTTTATGTTGTTTATTGAAAATGGTTCTTGCATATTCGTAGAGCTCCAAGTCGAGGTCATTAAGAGATCGTATCTCATGGAGAACCTCCTCAGAAACCTGAAGTCGTGCCTGTAAAATCACAAATCATTAGAAAGGAATAACACTGAAATCAGATGTCACCATTAATCAGACACTAAAGATAActaaaaattcaaaagaaaaagattGTAGATGTTGAAACAATTTGTCAATGTATAACAAGTCATattataaatttctaaaatatatacatGCAGTTTCACTTACATACATGATATTCTGAACCACAAATACCAATAAAATGTACCGATATATGtattttacataataaattttattagctTGTCATCGACTTCTAAAAATAACCACTGTATACACCCAATATATAATGCACGTAAATGTCAATGTCAAAGCATCCTTGCTGATTTGAAAGCCGGTGAAATGATTTGAGATACAAAAGTTTACACAATGAAAGAGTGCACAACACAGGTATTCCAGACTATACACACAAATTTAAGTCCAAGTCTAAATAGCTCGAAATACAGGCACCACCAATCCATGTAAGAAATACATATTCTGGACAGCGGTACATGTCAATACCTGAAGAGTGAGTTGGGGAGGAATAGAACTACTAAGCTTACCTCTTTAGTAAAGTTCACTGGAGAAATCTTCTTCAAAGAAGCTATACGTCGGCGTGACTGGGACTTCCGTAAATTGGCAATACAGAGTTCATAAGCATCCATTAGTTCTCCAACAGTcatctaaaataaataacagaTCAACATGCAGTTTAAATATGAGAAACAGAATATCTGGCATGACAATAGAACCACCACACTTGCTAAGAAAACAAACTTACATTAGATTCTGTTGCTTCTCCCCCTTCACTAGAAATAACCTCACTTTCTTCCCTGTTCAAGGTGCTATTCTGTTTTACAGTGAGAAAAGTTGTAAGAATGCTTTCCATATTCAAATTTCAATAACAAAGCTCCTCCATCAAAGAGACGCTTCTTACCTGATGTTCGCTGCTATCAGGATCAGAAATCGAAAATGAAGTCCTTTCTGTAGTACAAGTACACGATCAATGTCATATGTCAATTAAAATACAGCACAATCTATATCCAAGACTATAAATGTCAACACCAAAATACTAACCAATGATCATTTCAAAATGTGATACTTAACACACATCAGAAACTATTACATGTTTTGGTGCAAGCAAGAATATGATCctcaaacaaaaaaaagaatgagTGTTACCATCATTCTCCAAATTCTGCACCATTTTAGACACCTTCGTTTTTGTAACTAGAGAAAAAGTTTGACACAAAGAAAGTGTTTAACCACACTTACCTGAATTATCAGTAGTTTCCATGCTAGGATTTGGTGCATTAAGCTGTGATATCACTTGAGTACCAACCACATTTGCAAATTTTGTTGCAGATTCTCTATGTTCCTCTGTAAGACCAACATATAACATATCATCCAGTCTCTTCTGCAATATGTACAAGCATGAGCCATTACAGTGTTGAAGAAAGGATCAgcatgggaagcaaacaattatATGATGCAACTATCtcctttaattatttaataccTTCGCAACTTGTAGCACATATTTACCAAGAGTTTTGTATTTCTGTACACAATGGCGCACTTCATGTGCCTCTGCTATATAAGAATTGTTTGTCAAACCTGCAACCTGATAATTGAGCAGTACACCAAACTCAATTACATATAATACAGACAGCATTATCAAGCAACTCCGTGCATACATGATTTGAGCTTTTATTTGCATTTGGGGGTTTAAATTTGCAGGCTATACAACCAAAATTAAGCACTGCACATCCTATCTTGTTAGCCCTGTATTTAAATGAAGGCTGCGCTATTGGTGTTTGTTAAGGCTTAAGGCAAGAGTGGGTCATACAGTAAGACATTCATAGTATTTCCTGAAAATGATGAAGCATAAGAATGTCAACACTGCTAAAGAACAGCTACTGAAGTACCTGGAATGTGGCTCCATTATGTACAACATCCAAAGCCACAGGATCATTGATGTATTCTTGTAATGGCATTGCAAAATCTTCCATGTCATAAGAATCATTGCTCTCAATGATATTATGTTCCCTACTATATCTGGCATCTC
Encoded here:
- the LOC137822386 gene encoding protein-tyrosine sulfotransferase, with the protein product MDPTLKLCAFFLLLLGLVNGSFAENDFGQCEGVVKRWTSSSLDEEMTKEDKHTLRDLLFFLHVPRTGGRTYFHCFLKKLYPSYLECPRSYDKLRFDPSKTKCRLLVTHDDYSITSKLPRERTSVVTILRDPVDRVFSTYEFSIEVAARFLVHPNLTSATKMALRLSSKTKGVSTLEIWPWKYLVPWMREDLFARRDARYSREHNIIESNDSYDMEDFAMPLQEYINDPVALDVVHNGATFQVAGLTNNSYIAEAHEVRHCVQKYKTLGKYVLQVAKKRLDDMLYVGLTEEHRESATKFANVVGTQVISQLNAPNPSMETTDNSERTSFSISDPDSSEHQNSTLNREESEVISSEGGEATESNMTVGELMDAYELCIANLRKSQSRRRIASLKKISPVNFTKEARLQVSEEVLHEIRSLNDLDLELYEYARTIFNKQHKTSLLINEDSWDNVSTAYGIWRLVTLAITFVFLFIFLLIVNARRRTWKVKK